A region of Triplophysa dalaica isolate WHDGS20190420 chromosome 20, ASM1584641v1, whole genome shotgun sequence DNA encodes the following proteins:
- the gltpd2a gene encoding ceramide-1-phosphate transfer protein, with translation MRPRRRQCVVISVVLCLLLFVSSLWLPQEVFLSCDQSWRPCLSVYTASREIVHDLTPSPGSDVIRECAGQKFQVSRLLHRLNSALGPASDVLLEPYLLCWEELIKFMESLGPLVGFFTHKVEEKIILIRHLSQEEEADKHRSVPHQPTHNPQRAGPHHAYHSVRSMLEAELQRGVVSFDSQTASGSRTLLRLHRSLLWLQLLLEKLGAEPEGRTMGELCREAYLQVLAPHHPWLLQRAAELVFSTMPDRTVFLQLVCVRRQEEAEPVINIIVTAIREIHQRIERELNIRNMLELP, from the exons ATGAGACCTCGCAGGCGTCAGTGTGTCGTgatctcggtggttttgtgtttacttCTGTTTGTGAGCTCACTGTGGCTGC CTCAAGAAGTGTTTCTGAGCTGTGATCAGTCATGGCGGCCGTGTCTGAGTGTGTATACAGCATCCAGagag ATCGTTCATGATTTGACTCCTTCACCTGGAAGCGATGTCATCAGAGAGTGTGCTGGACAGAAGTTTCAAGTGTCCCGCCTCCTCCACCGTCTAAACTCCGCCCTCGGCCCCGCCTCTGACGTTCTCTTGGAACCGTACCTGCTCTGCTGGGAGGAGCTGATCaa GTTTATGGAGTCTTTAGGTCCACTGGTGGGTTTCTTCACTCATAAGGTTGAAGAGAAGATCATCCTTATCCGACACCTCTCGCAGGAAGAAGAAGCTGATAAACACAGAAGCGTCCCACATCAGCCTACCCACAATCCTCAGCGCGCAGGGCCTCACCACGCCTATCACTCAGTGCGCTCCATGCTGGAGGCGGAGCTGCAGAGGGGCGTGGTCTCCTTCGACAGTCAGACGGCCTCCGGGAGCCGGACCCTGCTGCGTCTCCATCGCTCATTGCTATGGTTACAGCTGCTGCTGGAGAAGCTGGGGGCGGAGCCCGAGGGGCGGACCATGGGCGAGCTGTGTCGTGAAGCGTACTTGCAGGTGTTAGCACCGCATCACCCGTGGCTTCTACAGAGAGCCGCTGAACTGGTGTTCAGCACCATGCCGGATCGCACCGTCTTCCTGCAGCTCGTGTGTGTGCGCAGACAGGAAGAGGCGGAGCCTGTGATAAACATCATCGTCACAGCCATCCGAGAAATTCACCAGCGGATAGAGAGAGAACTGAACATCAGAAACATGCTGGAGCTGCcgtaa
- the atp1b2a gene encoding sodium/potassium-transporting ATPase subunit beta-2a: MAKEDEKKESGEWKEFFWNPRTHELLGRTASSWGLILLFYLVFYTFLAGMFCLTMYVMLLTLDDYKPTWQDRLATPGMMIRPKGKALEIIYKVGDTESWDTFTKNLNNFLAPYNNSRQVENNDDCVPDKFFIQEDSGEVRNNPKRSCQFNRTILGDCSGLNDPTYGYRDGKPCVLIKLNRVIGMLPEKEGQSPYVTCGAKKEDSDSISEIAYFPPNGTFNLMYYPYYGKKAQVNYSQPLVAVKFLNISMNTDVNVECKIISSTITQLSERDKFAGRVSFKLRINM, translated from the exons ATGGCtaaagaagatgaaaagaagGAATCCGGGGAATGGAAGGAATTCTTCTGGAACCCGCGGACGCACGAGCTGCTCGGTAGAACGGCGAGCAGTTGGG GTCTGATTCTGTTGTTCTATTTGGTCTTCTACACGTTTCTGGCTGGCATGTTCTGTCTCACCATGTATGTGATGCTGCTAACACTGGACGACTATAAGCCCACCTGGCAGGACCGTCTGGCTAcaccag gaATGATGATAAGACCCAAAGGAAAAGCTCTAGAAATCATTTATAAAGTGGGAGACACAGAGAGTTGGGACACATTCACTAAGAATCTGAACAACTTCCTCGCGC cGTATAATAACTCTAGGCAGGTGGAAAATAATGACGACTGCGTCCCTGACAAGTTCTTCATTCAGGAGGACAGCGGCGAGGTGCGCAACAACCCCAAACGCTCGTGTCAGTTTAACCGCACCATACTGGGGGATTGTTCCGGACTCAACGACCCCACGTACGGTTACCGTGATGGCAAACCCTGTGTGCTCATCAAACTCAACCGG GTGATTGGAATGCTGCCCGAGAAGGAGGGACAGTCTCCGTATGTCACCTGTGGAGCAAAG AAGGAGGACAGTGACAGCATCAGTGAAATTGCATACTTCCCTCCCAACGGAACCTTCAACCTCATGTACTATCCATACTACGGCAAGAAAGCACAA gtgaaCTATTCTCAGCCTCTGGTGGCGGTGAAGTTTCTGAACATCTCCATGAACACAGACGTCAACGTGGAGTGTAAAATCATCTCCAGCACCATCACTCAATTAAGCGAGCGGGACAAGTTTGCTGGACGAGTCTCCTTCAAGCTACGCATCAACATGTAG
- the mogat3a gene encoding 2-acylglycerol O-acyltransferase 2-A: MKIEFAPLHVPLRRRLQTAAVVQWVFSFLALAQVCLAAFVLLCLSDWWIVGVLYAGWLYLDRDTPLCGGRRSHWVRSWSVWTYFRDYFPITLIKTVDLDPCHNYLFGFHPHGVLVAGGFGNFCTEASGFSQMFPGLTPYLLMLPFWFRVPFFRDYIMCGGLVSSEKASASYLLSRPGGGHTAVVAVGGAPESLDARPGAVTLQLQQRKGFIKLALKHGAWLVPVFSFGENELFDQMENPAGSTLRRLQDRLQRTMGVALPLFHARGVFQYSFGLLPYRKPIQTVVGRPIPVVQNSCPSKEDIDTLHTLYMEGLMQLFEENKKHYGIPEDKQLKFI; encoded by the exons aTGAAGATAGAGTTTGCACCTCTGCATGTTCCTCTGCGCAGGCGTCTGCAGACAGCTGCAGTTGTGCAGTGGGTCTTCAGCTTCTTGGCTCTGG cTCAGGTTTGCCTGGCTGCGTTTGTCCTCTTGTGCCTCAGTGATTGGTGGATTGTGGGAGTGCTGTATGCTGGTTGGCTGTACCTGGACAGAGACACGCCCTTATGTGGAGGTCGGAGGTCACATTGGGTCAGAAGTTGGAGCGTGTGGACGTATTTCAGAGATTATTTCCCCATCACA CTGATCAAAACTGTGGATTTGGATCCGTGTCATAATTATCTGTTTGGCTTTCATCCTCACGGCGTGCTGGTGGCGGGGGGATTTGGCAACTTCTGCACGGAAGCGTCCGGATTCTCGCAGATGTTCCCTGGCCTCACGCCGTATCTGCTCATGCTTCCCTTCTGGTTCAGAGTTCCGTTCTTCAGAGATTACATCATGTGTGGAG GGTTGGTGTCAAGTGAGAAAGCCAGTGCCAGTTACCTGTTGAGTCGTCCGGGCGGGGGTCACACGGCGGTGGTGGCGGTGGGCGGCGCTCCGGAATCTCTGGACGCGCGGCCCGGAGCCGTAACTCTTCAGCTGCAGCAGAGGAAAGGCTTCATCAAACTGGCTCTCAAACACGG AGCGTGGTTGGTTCCTGTGTTCTCATTTGGAGAGAACGAGCTCTTTGATCAGATGGAGAATCCCGCTGGCTCCACGCTAAGACGCCTACAGGACCGCCTCCAGAGGACCATGGGCGTGGCCTTACCTCTCTTTCACGCTAGAGGTGTTTTCCAGTACAGTTTTGGTCTTCTTCCATACAGGAAACCCATACAAACCGTGG TTGGACGTCCCATCCCTGTAGTTCAGAATTCCTGTCCCAGTAAAGAGGACATTGACACTCTTCACACTCTTTATATGGAG gGTCTGATGCAGCTgtttgaggaaaataaaaaacactacgGCATTCCAGAAGACAAACAACTCAAATTCATCtga